The following coding sequences are from one Oceanidesulfovibrio indonesiensis window:
- a CDS encoding lytic murein transglycosylase has product MSTCRSLFRRLGPPFSAVISLTILLTMLAGPAQSADSVWQPLLRRLAANGFDPAELDALFSLPDVEYDPRPMRSKLTTLYEGMTDSSRVRGIQEDLADLGYAPGKADGKYGPNTEQAIRQYQKAYGLEADGLATRELRAHIRETMVQRGLAKPEDTWTSRVYDAGTHPRRIAEGRDFYVLHRPDFMAMERRFGVDAHVVGGIISVETRSGRYLGVRKAFNTLASMAAAADYSLMQPFFKNESMTPELAAWMRQTSKERGDWAFEELVALLHYAETTCQSPVELPGSIYGAIGIAQFMPSNVAKHGVDGDGDGVVNLFSPEDAIHSAGSYLHGYGWTSSKASTLQGRRELLYTYNHSQTYVNTVLAVSGALEERDRTVPEPAARTHRVHVADASGLIRAIAPDTRIVLAPGVYDLAGLAGAAASNHVRWEDRGGALVPVLHNIAGLTIQSQEGRAQILAPENAPALVLENVRDMELRDVAFVPRTPEACSVAAGIRGELRRAVVSAAAGPPVATQYGPGLVATGSSDIVLEGCSFANLAHGAIRFEECRDIELRFCHFAGCGQSVLLADRCERFTVRDTFFTANPAHRLLRLEGCTDVQVAWCGFLDNRLDDGTGDDPSGTAIVSIEGPSSEHSLQSSVVWGNRAGRFCDRLDLLNRFATVIEKNSFKHGLG; this is encoded by the coding sequence ATGAGCACATGCCGTTCGTTGTTCCGTCGGCTCGGGCCGCCGTTTTCGGCAGTCATTTCACTCACCATCCTTTTGACCATGCTGGCGGGGCCAGCACAATCGGCAGACAGCGTGTGGCAGCCGCTGCTGCGGCGGCTGGCGGCCAACGGGTTCGACCCCGCGGAGCTGGATGCCCTCTTCTCGCTGCCGGATGTCGAGTACGACCCGCGCCCCATGCGGTCCAAGCTGACCACGCTGTACGAGGGCATGACCGATTCCTCGCGTGTTCGCGGCATCCAGGAGGACCTCGCCGATCTGGGCTATGCCCCGGGCAAGGCGGACGGAAAATACGGACCCAACACGGAGCAGGCCATCCGGCAGTATCAGAAAGCCTACGGGCTGGAAGCGGACGGCCTGGCCACCCGCGAACTGCGTGCGCACATTCGCGAAACCATGGTGCAGCGCGGTCTCGCCAAGCCGGAGGATACGTGGACGTCCCGGGTCTACGATGCCGGAACCCATCCGCGCCGTATCGCCGAAGGCCGGGATTTCTATGTGCTCCACCGACCCGACTTCATGGCCATGGAGCGCCGTTTCGGGGTGGACGCCCATGTGGTCGGCGGCATCATCAGCGTGGAGACGCGCTCCGGCCGCTACCTTGGCGTGCGCAAGGCGTTCAACACCCTTGCCAGCATGGCCGCGGCTGCGGACTACAGCCTTATGCAGCCGTTCTTCAAAAACGAATCCATGACCCCGGAGCTGGCGGCCTGGATGCGGCAGACCTCCAAGGAACGGGGCGACTGGGCCTTTGAGGAGCTGGTCGCGCTCCTGCATTACGCTGAAACCACATGCCAGAGTCCTGTGGAGCTGCCCGGCTCCATCTACGGCGCCATCGGCATCGCACAGTTCATGCCTTCAAACGTGGCGAAGCACGGCGTGGACGGCGACGGCGACGGCGTGGTCAATCTCTTCTCCCCGGAGGACGCCATCCACAGCGCAGGCTCGTACCTGCATGGATATGGATGGACCAGCTCCAAAGCTTCCACGCTGCAAGGCCGGCGAGAGCTCCTGTACACGTACAATCACAGCCAGACCTATGTGAATACGGTGCTGGCCGTGTCCGGCGCGCTGGAGGAGCGGGACCGGACGGTTCCGGAGCCGGCGGCGCGCACCCACCGCGTGCACGTGGCCGATGCCTCGGGACTCATCCGCGCCATTGCGCCGGACACGCGAATCGTCCTCGCTCCAGGGGTCTATGACCTTGCAGGTCTTGCCGGCGCGGCGGCATCGAACCACGTTCGCTGGGAGGATCGAGGCGGCGCGCTGGTTCCGGTGCTTCACAACATCGCCGGCCTCACCATCCAGTCTCAGGAGGGCAGGGCGCAGATACTCGCGCCGGAAAACGCCCCGGCGCTCGTGCTGGAGAACGTTCGTGACATGGAACTGCGCGATGTGGCTTTTGTCCCCCGCACGCCGGAGGCGTGCTCCGTAGCGGCAGGCATTCGAGGCGAGCTCCGGCGGGCCGTGGTCAGCGCGGCTGCGGGGCCGCCTGTCGCAACGCAATACGGCCCGGGCCTCGTGGCCACGGGGAGCAGCGATATCGTGCTGGAGGGGTGCAGCTTCGCAAATCTGGCGCATGGCGCCATTCGATTCGAGGAGTGCCGTGACATCGAACTGCGCTTCTGTCATTTTGCCGGGTGCGGACAATCGGTGCTTCTGGCCGACCGTTGCGAACGGTTCACCGTGCGCGACACCTTTTTTACAGCAAATCCGGCGCACAGATTGCTGCGGCTGGAAGGGTGCACGGATGTGCAGGTCGCATGGTGCGGTTTTCTGGACAACAGGCTCGACGACGGCACTGGCGACGACCCAAGCGGCACGGCCATCGTGTCCATAGAAGGACCGTCCTCGGAGCATTCGCTGCAAAGCTCGGTCGTCTGGGGCAACCGGGCCGGCCGGTTCTGCGACAGGCTGGATTTGCTGAACCGATTCGCCACGGTCATCGAAAAGAACTCTTTCAAGCACGGTCTTGGCTGA
- a CDS encoding lytic murein transglycosylase → MTTDIFAPDACRFFRLFAIRSTAPYCAVLFFWVFFILSGPFAQAQELPPQWRPLVARLAAEGLDQRIVSALFVESSVAYDPEPMARKMEELYAIRFGTKLTRNVQTHLVRLGYLDDDIDGKVGPKTRNAVRLFELVRGMEITGRVNEALLAVLSQETRPMPPGTTLPEEEDRDIVYRTVLTPERLAEARAFYNAHRGTLAEVHRRYGVPPEIAVGIVTVETRCGLYLGEKSAFATLASMAASRDLDILGALIAREQPSAEARRWLLNRMREKADWAQKELVAMFQYAGLNRLDPQHMPGSVYGAIGVCQFMPSNALEFGVDGDGDGVVDLFATEDALMSLGNFLSQHGWKRGGNSIQAQRKALYRYNYSKVYVNTVLAVAERLRGAGTDK, encoded by the coding sequence ATGACTACCGATATCTTCGCACCAGACGCTTGTCGTTTTTTTCGATTATTCGCAATCCGCAGCACCGCACCCTACTGCGCCGTTCTCTTCTTTTGGGTGTTCTTTATCCTGTCCGGCCCGTTCGCCCAGGCGCAGGAACTGCCGCCGCAATGGCGTCCGCTCGTGGCCAGGCTTGCCGCCGAAGGGCTGGATCAGCGAATCGTGAGCGCGCTCTTCGTCGAGTCTTCCGTCGCGTACGACCCGGAGCCCATGGCGCGGAAAATGGAGGAGCTGTACGCCATCAGGTTCGGCACGAAACTCACGCGCAATGTGCAGACGCACCTTGTGCGCCTCGGGTATCTGGACGACGACATAGACGGCAAGGTTGGCCCCAAAACTCGGAATGCGGTCAGGCTTTTCGAACTGGTGCGCGGAATGGAGATCACCGGGCGGGTGAACGAGGCGCTGCTGGCCGTGCTTTCGCAGGAGACCCGGCCCATGCCGCCGGGCACGACACTGCCGGAAGAGGAAGACCGCGACATCGTCTACCGCACCGTGCTCACTCCGGAACGGCTGGCCGAGGCGCGGGCTTTCTACAACGCCCATCGCGGGACGCTTGCCGAGGTGCACAGGCGGTATGGAGTTCCTCCGGAGATCGCCGTAGGCATAGTGACGGTGGAAACACGTTGCGGGCTGTACCTGGGCGAGAAAAGCGCTTTCGCCACGCTGGCGAGCATGGCCGCAAGCCGCGACCTCGACATACTCGGTGCGCTAATTGCGCGGGAGCAGCCCTCGGCCGAAGCTCGCCGCTGGCTCTTGAACCGTATGCGCGAAAAAGCGGACTGGGCTCAGAAGGAACTCGTGGCAATGTTCCAGTACGCCGGATTGAACCGCCTCGATCCGCAGCATATGCCGGGCTCCGTGTACGGGGCCATCGGCGTCTGTCAGTTCATGCCCAGCAACGCCCTGGAATTCGGCGTGGATGGCGACGGCGACGGCGTTGTCGACCTTTTCGCCACGGAAGACGCGCTCATGAGCCTGGGCAACTTCCTGAGCCAACACGGCTGGAAGCGCGGTGGAAACAGCATTCAGGCGCAGCGCAAGGCGCTGTATCGTTATAACTATTCAAAAGTATATGTGAATACGGTGCTTGCCGTGGCGGAGAGGCTGCGCGGTGCCGGAACCGACAAGTGA
- a CDS encoding RrF2 family transcriptional regulator, with the protein MKLSTRSRYGTRMVLDIALHSEEGPVRISDISKRQGVSVKYLEKLIRPLKQGGFITSKRGPRGGHMLSEKPEDITVGQVVRTMEGELALTECTKDDTICPISGDCLTRQVWVAATQAMFDKLDAVSFADLIEEAKRAGGSAQKCLINQ; encoded by the coding sequence ATGAAACTCTCCACCCGCAGCAGATACGGCACCCGCATGGTGTTGGATATTGCTTTGCATTCAGAAGAAGGCCCCGTCCGCATCAGCGACATTTCCAAGCGACAGGGCGTTTCGGTGAAGTACCTTGAGAAGCTCATCCGCCCCCTGAAGCAGGGCGGGTTCATTACGAGTAAACGCGGTCCGCGCGGGGGGCATATGCTCTCCGAAAAACCTGAGGACATCACGGTGGGCCAGGTCGTGCGCACCATGGAAGGCGAACTCGCTCTGACGGAGTGCACCAAGGATGACACGATATGCCCCATATCCGGCGATTGCCTCACGCGCCAGGTATGGGTGGCTGCCACGCAGGCCATGTTCGACAAACTTGACGCCGTGAGTTTTGCGGATCTGATCGAGGAGGCCAAACGCGCCGGCGGTTCGGCCCAGAAGTGTTTGATCAATCAATGA
- a CDS encoding M23 family metallopeptidase, giving the protein MFLKKYKLLIFRNNEGSCRVVPFWGVILPGVALAFLLLAGSTLYLWNTTREYDALLDRREELEITISAQHAQLLARAGDVFSLADKTRGIEDFNAKLGVMLSFDRKQDRMSRGGASGYLGKPMPVALMSERQLTRALHGLLDDMNTSLAMEETVQQQIIAAMAIQSDEFARIPSIWPVRGRFSSPFGYRINPITKQRHLHKGIDVTAKRGTPVRAPADGVVVYAQRFSSYGLTMEIRHSPRFKTRYAHLSAFEAEVGQKVKRGQVVARVGNTGRSTASHLHYEVHVDGRLKDPMQYILN; this is encoded by the coding sequence ATGTTCCTGAAGAAATACAAGCTCCTCATCTTTCGGAATAATGAAGGCTCATGCCGGGTTGTTCCGTTCTGGGGAGTCATCCTGCCGGGCGTGGCGCTCGCCTTTCTGCTGCTGGCTGGCTCGACGCTCTATCTGTGGAATACCACAAGAGAGTACGACGCCTTGCTCGATCGCAGGGAGGAACTCGAAATCACCATAAGCGCCCAGCACGCCCAACTCCTTGCGCGCGCCGGTGACGTGTTTTCACTGGCCGACAAAACGCGGGGCATCGAGGACTTCAACGCCAAGCTGGGCGTGATGCTCAGCTTCGACCGCAAGCAGGATCGCATGTCCCGGGGAGGCGCCAGCGGATACCTGGGCAAACCAATGCCGGTGGCGCTCATGTCCGAACGCCAGTTAACCCGGGCGCTTCATGGCCTTCTGGACGACATGAATACCTCCCTCGCAATGGAGGAGACGGTTCAGCAGCAGATCATCGCGGCGATGGCCATCCAGTCCGACGAGTTCGCGAGAATTCCCTCTATCTGGCCGGTTCGCGGCCGTTTCTCATCGCCTTTCGGTTATCGCATCAACCCCATCACCAAGCAGCGGCATCTGCACAAGGGCATCGACGTTACAGCGAAACGCGGCACGCCTGTTCGCGCGCCTGCAGACGGCGTGGTGGTCTACGCTCAGCGGTTTTCCTCGTATGGCCTTACCATGGAGATACGGCACAGCCCCCGTTTCAAGACACGGTATGCGCATCTGAGCGCCTTCGAGGCCGAGGTGGGGCAGAAAGTCAAACGGGGACAGGTTGTCGCACGGGTAGGCAACACCGGTCGCAGCACGGCATCGCATCTGCATTACGAGGTGCATGTGGATGGCCGGCTGAAAGATCCCATGCAGTATATCCTCAACTAG
- the dacB gene encoding D-alanyl-D-alanine carboxypeptidase/D-alanyl-D-alanine endopeptidase: protein MRIVLRHCRVFVFLLLLVCCASILNAQAQQSAASAIGSRSAELVRVDLLGLAKDPRLERAHLGLFVKNLTTGAELLDVNAARLFIPASTMKLFTTAAAISLLGPAYTYQTPLLLHGTVEGGVLRGDLVVRGAGDPSIAGAFHKNDPLAVFESWARALRQRGVERIEGDLVGDASLFPGPPLGDGWNWDDETYWYSAQTGALAFNESTADVVVSAEGEPGAPVRWEIGPVPGYLEVVSDATVGPAGSGSTFLAERRRGENVLEMKGQLPRGQRARFAVTVEKPAAWFLHALRHVLAANGVHVEGVSREVRKQEEAREWATAAPVAVHTSPSMFSLATHTNRESHNLYAEQMLMALGAEQRNLGTARAGAETVMSWATALGVGRESLVMVDGSGLSRKNLVSPRAMVALLEGMRTSSVFQPFYESLPVAGCHGSLANRMCGTPAENVASAKVGYVTHNICLAGYTRDASGQWYAYALFVNNHAGPVRDAKALQDGIVAALTAAESP, encoded by the coding sequence ATGCGCATAGTGCTCCGCCATTGCCGTGTATTCGTTTTTTTGCTTTTGCTCGTGTGTTGTGCATCCATCCTGAATGCACAAGCGCAACAGAGCGCCGCTTCCGCCATTGGTTCCAGGAGCGCAGAACTCGTACGCGTCGACCTGTTGGGACTGGCCAAAGACCCGAGGCTCGAACGCGCCCACCTGGGCCTGTTTGTGAAGAACCTGACCACGGGCGCAGAGTTGCTCGACGTGAACGCTGCGCGGCTCTTCATCCCGGCGTCCACCATGAAGCTGTTCACCACGGCGGCTGCCATCTCGTTGCTCGGGCCGGCATACACATATCAGACGCCGCTGTTGCTCCACGGCACTGTGGAGGGCGGGGTTCTGCGCGGCGATCTCGTGGTGCGCGGCGCGGGCGATCCGTCCATTGCCGGTGCATTCCACAAGAACGATCCACTGGCCGTGTTCGAGTCGTGGGCGCGGGCGCTCCGGCAGCGGGGTGTGGAGCGAATCGAAGGCGATTTGGTAGGCGATGCTTCGTTGTTTCCCGGGCCGCCTTTGGGAGACGGCTGGAACTGGGACGACGAGACGTACTGGTACTCGGCGCAGACCGGTGCGCTGGCGTTCAACGAGTCCACGGCTGATGTCGTCGTTTCCGCCGAAGGCGAACCGGGTGCTCCGGTGCGTTGGGAGATCGGACCTGTTCCAGGGTACCTGGAGGTCGTGAGCGATGCGACAGTCGGCCCGGCCGGCTCCGGATCCACGTTTCTGGCCGAGCGGCGCCGCGGTGAAAACGTGCTGGAGATGAAAGGCCAGCTGCCGCGCGGACAGAGAGCGCGCTTCGCCGTTACCGTGGAAAAGCCCGCTGCGTGGTTTCTCCATGCATTGCGACATGTGCTTGCGGCCAATGGCGTGCATGTGGAGGGTGTATCCCGCGAGGTGCGCAAGCAGGAGGAGGCGCGGGAATGGGCCACTGCGGCGCCCGTCGCCGTGCATACGTCGCCGTCCATGTTCTCGCTGGCAACGCACACGAATCGCGAGAGCCACAATCTCTACGCGGAGCAGATGCTTATGGCGCTGGGGGCGGAGCAACGCAATCTGGGCACGGCCCGGGCAGGTGCGGAAACCGTGATGTCCTGGGCCACGGCCCTGGGAGTGGGCCGCGAATCCCTGGTCATGGTGGACGGCTCCGGCCTTTCGCGCAAAAATCTCGTTTCGCCGCGGGCCATGGTGGCCCTGCTCGAAGGCATGCGCACGTCGAGCGTGTTCCAGCCGTTTTACGAGTCGTTGCCAGTTGCCGGATGCCATGGTTCCCTGGCCAACCGCATGTGCGGCACGCCCGCCGAAAACGTGGCCAGCGCCAAGGTGGGCTATGTGACGCACAACATATGCCTGGCCGGCTATACTCGCGATGCAAGCGGGCAATGGTACGCATACGCGCTTTTCGTGAACAACCACGCCGGGCCGGTGCGCGACGCCAAGGCATTGCAGGATGGAATCGTCGCCGCACTCACGGCAGCCGAATCGCCATGA
- a CDS encoding DUF1848 domain-containing protein: MIISASRRTDIPAFYAEWFMNRMRAGWCDVPNPFNSRQISRVDLSPDAVDCLVFWTRHPRPVFRHLHELESMGHAFYFLYTLTGYPRSLDARGPSSGAAVRAFRELAERTGPHRVRWRYDPIVFAPGLEADDHRRRFEALAKSLEGATGQVIVSVLEPYAKVRRRAATVFGMELDRGRLTEAAAGLLPDLAAIAHSRGMVMAGCALQEELEPVARDAGIIASRCVDPELVSLLAGRPGQSSRDAGQRPRCGCAPSRDIGMYESCGFGCAYCYATQSFAAARANRRRHDPESMSLLPQENPVTSGRNDQHTLL; the protein is encoded by the coding sequence ATGATCATCTCCGCGAGCCGCCGCACGGACATCCCCGCATTTTATGCCGAATGGTTCATGAACCGCATGCGCGCAGGTTGGTGCGATGTACCCAACCCGTTCAACAGCAGGCAGATATCCCGGGTGGACCTTTCTCCCGATGCGGTCGACTGTCTCGTTTTCTGGACGCGGCACCCACGTCCGGTGTTCCGACACCTCCATGAGCTGGAATCCATGGGGCATGCGTTCTATTTCCTGTACACGCTCACCGGTTACCCCCGTAGCCTGGATGCCCGAGGGCCGTCATCTGGAGCGGCGGTGCGCGCGTTCCGCGAGCTGGCGGAAAGAACCGGTCCGCATCGTGTGCGCTGGCGGTACGATCCCATCGTTTTTGCGCCAGGCCTGGAAGCAGACGACCATCGTCGGCGGTTCGAAGCGCTGGCGAAATCGCTGGAAGGTGCGACCGGACAGGTGATTGTGAGCGTGCTGGAGCCATACGCCAAGGTCAGGCGTCGCGCTGCCACCGTTTTCGGCATGGAGCTGGATCGGGGTCGATTGACCGAGGCGGCGGCGGGGCTGCTGCCGGATCTTGCGGCAATTGCTCACAGCCGTGGTATGGTCATGGCGGGCTGCGCGCTCCAGGAGGAACTGGAGCCTGTTGCACGGGACGCCGGAATCATTGCGTCCCGTTGCGTGGATCCCGAGCTTGTAAGCCTCCTTGCCGGGCGACCAGGGCAAAGCTCTCGCGACGCAGGGCAACGTCCGCGGTGCGGCTGCGCCCCCAGTCGGGACATAGGCATGTACGAAAGCTGCGGGTTCGGCTGCGCATACTGCTATGCAACGCAGAGTTTCGCAGCGGCCAGAGCTAACCGCCGGCGGCACGATCCTGAATCCATGTCGCTCTTGCCGCAGGAGAATCCCGTCACGTCAGGCAGAAACGATCAGCATACATTGCTGTAA
- a CDS encoding thermonuclease family protein, protein MRTRGWSAPCLAILLHLVCCLTLLWACTARASAPTLYECVKVIDGDSIIVRAEELHAPVRLLGIDCPEMNQEWGKAAREFVAARILGKQVRLDFDHPRQDDYDRNLCYLWYEADGAWTCLNIELVRAGLAVPYRKRSSTRLQQDILRAQQEAQNAQNGFWTQGGLKLHPREHRRQRRN, encoded by the coding sequence ATGCGCACCCGCGGCTGGTCTGCCCCATGCCTTGCAATCCTGCTGCACCTCGTTTGCTGCCTCACCCTGCTTTGGGCCTGCACAGCCCGAGCTTCTGCCCCGACCCTGTATGAGTGCGTCAAGGTCATCGATGGCGACAGCATCATCGTGCGGGCCGAAGAACTCCATGCCCCGGTGCGTCTGCTCGGTATCGACTGTCCCGAGATGAATCAGGAATGGGGCAAAGCCGCTCGCGAGTTCGTCGCCGCGCGCATCCTGGGAAAGCAGGTGCGCCTCGATTTCGACCACCCGAGACAGGACGATTACGACCGCAATCTCTGCTATCTCTGGTATGAGGCAGACGGCGCCTGGACCTGCCTGAACATCGAACTGGTCCGCGCCGGGCTCGCCGTGCCGTATCGCAAGCGCTCGTCCACACGTTTGCAGCAGGATATTCTCCGGGCACAGCAGGAAGCGCAGAACGCGCAGAACGGCTTCTGGACCCAAGGCGGTCTGAAGCTGCACCCCCGGGAGCACCGACGCCAGCGACGGAACTGA